The region ACAAGTGCCCTGAAGCAGGGAAGGGGGCGCAATGCGTCACTGTTGAGGTGGGCTGCAGAGGTTTTGCCGGCCAACCATTCTTGAGGGCTCTCAAGCTCCTTGGCATCACAGGTTTGCACAGCAGAAAAGCCATCAAAAACAGCACCGATACAGCAGAGAAGGCATCCAGATGGTTATGGATCAAGAGGGGGATCCGTGGGTTCCACAGGCTACTTGGACACAAGCTAGGGCCTGATCAACCCTGGCTTGGTCACCTGGGTGAGGGTGTTTGATTGTTGAAACACCCGATGATCCCAGGTTACATCACTGATGAAGTGTCCAAGTGCATCGTAAGATGTATTTAATAACCCTGAGAAGTTTGTCGAAGACTATTATGTGATAGTGTATTTCTATCTTTCTATCATTAAATCATGAAAATAACATGTAAGACATAATTAATATAAAACTTACTAACAGTTGTGTGCTTCACTTAATAATAAGCAACCATGTTACAATAGCAGTGTTATATAACTACATCATCTTATTGTATTTAGCCCAGTCCTGGATCTATAGTTGGATACAAATAGAACTGGGACCAGTCTACTCAGCCACTTGACTGACAGTTATGCAACCCAAAGAGGATAGCATTCACCAAGACCTCTCCATGGCAACTCCCAAACAATGAGCGAGGTGGATATTTGCAGACCAGAGACAGGCAGGAAGACCCAGAAGGATTCAAAGAGGTACAGTAACCTACCAATTAATACTGTTGAACATTAACTAAATGTTTAGTAATGAAAGTATAACTAAATGCTTCAATTCAATTATGTTTTTCCAGCAATAGAACTATTGAAAACCCAGTAATTGCATAGAACACTCTGAGACGTTTAGGATTCCTTTAACTGAAGGTTTAAAGCTCTTTTTACCAAACCATGTACTCAGTAGGCCAAATTCagctatttttgtttttccccttcTTCAGTAAAACTAGGGCGAGGATGGCACTTGACCCCAAGTCACCTGGTGAAACTCAAAGCAGTCTCATTACACTGTTCCTGGGTCcaaggtacaggaatgtgtccTTTGTCTTGGACACCTCTGAGGCCATGAGCTCTTTTCTGGGGCCAGTGAAGCGACTGCTTATCCAGGCCCTGCTAACCAAGGCGTCCCTCAGAGACTCTCTCTTCAACATTGTAGTCTTCTCATACAAGGTACTGGACAACACCCAGTGTCAATGCTGTACGCATGATAAAAGCCCTCAGTGTTTTAATTAAAGGAGATAACAAAGTGGTAACGTACCTATTTGTGAGACATGCTTTTGTTGTGCATTTTCAAGTCCCAAAATGTGTTACTGTGTATTTCTCATTGCCATCCTAACGTTGTCCAACACTAGGTAACATGTTGGTCTCAGGGCATGGTGCCCTGTGCTCCGGACACAGTCTATGAGGCTCTGTCCTGGATCCATTCCCTCAGCTGCAGCCCAGGCAGGGACCTCCTGGCTGCCCTCAATATAGCCTTCAGTGACCCGTCTTGCCATGTCGTTCACTTGGTTACCACCGGTGTTCCTGAGCACCCAGAGGAACTGCTTCGGGTCCTGCCCACCATGGCAGGGAGGAGGCCTGTGCATGTGTTCCACCTGTCACTGTCTGAGCCCAGCAGCAGTGGCTCATTGGATGGCAAGACTCAGGACTTCCTGCAGTGTCTGACTCACACCACTAAAGGGAGCTGTAGTGTTCTCCCCATTGGGACTGATGGGGCAGTACAACAGGTACAGTACAAAGATCTGCTGATTCATTACCATGTTTAAGTCGTAATTAATTTGTCTGTCCTCTGCTCGTTATTGTGTAACTATTAATTGTTGGGGTTGGTAGAAGGTAACTTCCACTGGATTTGATGTACTTTTGGTTTCACATGGAATGCATATAGCAAAGTGGTAAAGTGGTGGGGTATAACCAAAACAAGTTCTAAAGTCACTTTCCAAAACAACTAAAAAGTTTGGCCGTAATCAGATGTTCCAACCTAATTTAAGGTTTTTATACCTGAGACATGAATTTACTTTGGAAATCCTAATACTGTCTTggatttgatttatttcatgGATATTGCATCAATTTACTATATGTATATTAAATGGATCAAATAACTAATGGTAAAACAGTTGGCTCTTGTTATGTGTGGTTCCAGGTGATTCCACTGTACACTGCTGAAACCCAGCCCTCAGTTCTACGCTGTTACCCAGTGAAGTGCAGTCAATCCACATCCTGTGTTCCACTGCATCCTCTACTGTCCTTATCTCCTCTCAGGTTTTTAATGGCTACACAAGATTTGCAAttcacacactaacacatcAAACCACCCTTATCTCAGAGTTGACTTAACTTAAAATAATCTCATCCCGCACTGCATCTACCAATTTATCGAAAGGATGAATTACTAGCTAAATTAATTCTACCCCATGTGTAAAGCCACTCATTCCGTGATTGTGCTGCAGGTGTTCGCTTGGAAATCCCTTCTGTCCGATCAGTGGTTGTGTGCTGTCAGGGAGGGTCCTGTCCCTGTGCAGTACCGAGTTTCTCCCAGGGTGCCGTGTGTTGGCCAGGAGGGAGCTGGACGGCCTTTACTACCTGGGCACTGTAATGCAGCTAGTCCAGGTAACACGCAAACATGTCTTCTTTTAAAGTGTATTTAATATGCTGATATTGGCCTCAGACCAAAAACACAAAGCATTTGTCATGGCACCATTGTGTCCTGATTATGAACTAGGGTCATGGAAAAAAAAGTCcactctttcaaaaacaaaagtgcaaAGACTCAGGAACCTATGATTCCAAATAGACTTGAAACTATGAAAATCATAGAACGTTGACAATCATGAAAGCCTggcccttctgcagatacaccaaATGTTTCAAGGCCTGGACCAAATTCTGGACATCATCATCAAACACTGGTGGTTCAAATTCAGGACACTTTCACACAAAAGCAATAGAGCCGTTAGGGCAATTAACTTGAAGGCACATGATGGTATGCTGCTGATATTTTCattggtcataaaattagaatatcatagaaaagttgatttatttcagtaattccattcaaaaagtgaaacttgtatattatactcattcattacacacagactgatatatttcaaatgtttatttcttttaattgatgattataactgacaactaatgaaaatcccaaattcagtatctcagaaaatttgaatattacttaagaccaatacaaaacatttttttttagaaatgttggccaactgtaaagtatgaacatgaaaagtatgagcatgtacagcactcaatacttagttggggctccttttgcctccgttggcccatattgataggatagcatcttgcagttgatggagatttgtgggatgcacatccagggcacaaagctcccgttccaccacatcccaaagatccCAGATAACAGCTTTTGAGCACCACTTGCACATTTTCTTCTACTCATGTCTCTACCGTCATATAGCAAAATGTAATGattagcattttttaaatgtgtgcgtTCAAGAGGCGTAATGGCGTAGTAATGCACGTAAGATACGCAAAAGCTATTGTTACTAGATTCAGGGATTGTTTATATAGGCCAAGTCTGTTTTTTGCTATGCAGGGCGGGGGCCTTGGGGTGGCTGCGGGGGGTTCCCAGCCGCTACTGCCTCACACTAGATGCTAGATTTAAAAAAGGTATAGAAAAAATAATTGGTACATTGTATTTTTTGATTCCAACCTGGTTTGGGTTCATTTGTGTCCCCCAGGATCGGAGGGGCGTGTATGTGGTTGAGTTTGACAGGCTGGAGACGGGGAGACTTGAGCATCGGTACAGTAACATAAGGAACCAGCAGCTTGTCTGCTCTCCGGACATGCTGAACCACACTCAGGCCCACATGCACAGTCTGGTCCCTGGAGACGCTGTGTTGTCACCGTGGGAACCTGACCTACATAGATACGGTCCGGGGAGGGTGGTCTCCGGAATGGAGAGACGAGATTTGTTAACAGGTAAGGGCTGGTTCGAATATATTGGTCTTGAATGGATAATGGTGTCAGCCAAGTATAATTGTCTCCTGTGATGAAAGCCGTGATAAAAGATCTGTGACGGATATTTCACCACTTTCATTTCATTAACATTTAGTGTAAACTGGCCATGGTCTCAcaaaaaagtgacattttggacagtgtgttgttattttaagTTGTGTCTCAAGCGGAGGTCCTTGTCCATCCAGCAGAGAGTGGGACAGGCCTGCAGGTGTTGCTGTGGGACGGGAGGGTGACCCAGGTGCCCGGGGGTCTCGCGGTGTGGATCCCTGCACCTCAGCATGAGCGGATCATCCGGGAGCTTCAGCGAATTCCTCCGTGGCCATGCTGCCGTGACAGTTTACTCTGCACCCGCTGCAATGTGCAGGCTCCCTTTCTGTACTGTACCAGATTACAACACTGCTCATTGGTCAGCACACCGGGCCATTGTCCAGTCACGCAGCCTTTGCAGCTGAGGGCCCCGCCTGCTTATAGGTGCGGTCTGAGGGAGGGGCTAGAGGGGGAGAGGTGGCAAGAGAGGGCAGAGCTGGAGAAGAAGGTGGACCACCAGTTAGGTGAGCTCAAAGACATGAAAGAGGTTGATCCTGAgacatcctcctcctcatccccaTCAGAGGATGAAGAAGCTGCAGGGGGAGAGTCTTTTGGCCCGGTGACTAGCATAGAGCTCTCTCCCATGGAAAAGCTGCGGCCAGAACAAGGCCGACCTGCCTGGAAGTACTGGAGAAGAAGCGCTTTAGAGCCACAGCACAGACAGCCAGGTATTCAATACACTACTACGCCTAAAAAATGTAGATACACTGACATCAAGAGCAGAGGCTCACCCAATCACAGCTCTGTGTTTCAAACACTTCCTGGTTATGAGAGGAGATTGGTGACCATCAGAGATGTGTTTGGCCTGACAGACTCGACACCTTGACCAAAACCAGTCACAGCTGTGTTTACATGATGCTTTTTCCATATCATATATAAATCTCATGAACTatttgtataaaacatttaatagtgACAAAACGTACCactaataaaaaatatagactTTATTATACTGATATGGCAATAAATACGTAATTAGTGCATTACATGATAAGTTTGGAGTCTTTGGACACATTTTGATATACTATTGAATACAGAATACAAATGTAATCACACTGTCAAGAAAATATGGCTTCACTCATTCAATAGAAATTCACAACACTCGCTGTCGGTCTAAAGCAACAAATTACACCAATGCCACAATGGATTGTTGTGTTATTGGTAGCAGGAAGGTAAAAGACAATTGGTCAGGAGTGAGGTTAGAGGTGAAAAGTGAGATTCATGCTCTCTCCTGCTTGAATGCGTACTAGTCTGGTCTGTTGCTGAGAGTCTTCCGTTCCTGCAGTGATCATATAAGTACCTGGAGAAACTTCAATGTGGAAATCCTCATGTAATGACCGTGCCTGGGATGACAGACATCAGAATATCAATCACATGACTATGAtgagaacatttaaaacagaatgTTTAGGTAGAAATTCCTATTTGAATGTATGGGATCTTCATTTTTAATTATAGCACAGACAGGCTCTAACATTGCCTTACATGTTTCCTGGTCTGCTGCAGTGACGTCCCTGTGTGTTGGGGAGATCTAGAATGGTATCTGCACACATGGTCTCTCTCATTTATCCCAGGCTCAGTCTCCGACATGTAAAAGTTCTggaaaacaaacataattatcTAACGCAAACAAACGCAAAGTAAGGAAGTAGATTTCAGTTGGGGCATATACCTTGCAGTGACATGTTGTCTGTGCCATGAATTCAGCAATGGTCTCAAAAGCATCATCCAGGTTTGTGTGGGATGAATCTCCCTGACAGTTGGAGATAATGAGAACGTGTCAGATATTTTTAAAGCTCCTGAGTACTATAGCTATGGAGATAAAAAACAGGCGCATACCTGTTCTTCCACCCCGGCGTTACCCTCGGTTGGTGTTGTACTGCGAGACGGACTAATACTAGACCAGTCCACGCTCCGTCTCGAGGCTCGCTCAAGTACTTCCAGACCGAGTCTGGCGGAGCGGCGCAGGGATGACTCCAGCTGCCAGGTTTGACTCGCCATAGGTAACACGGCAAGTCAAATGTCTGCTTTAGCCGAGCCACCATCAAACACTTCTTTGCTATGACAAGAAGCAACAATGTCGGATACATGTCACTACGCTGACATCACAATGCCTCATGGTTTGTGCCTTCCAGATACGTTGGGTTGACAGTTGACAGTGAGCTCCAAATAAAGACAGTTTACTACCAGTAATGCAACAGGAAGTGAAAACTCGAGTGTTTCCAGAAGTTCAGAAATGTATTGTTGATAATGATTCCCAAATCTATTCCATTAATGTTGGTACAAGACAAACAATTGATTCATAGAACGCTACTTACCAAACAACTTACGGCTGCTGGTACTTTTGCACGCACTAAACTTGCCGTAAAGATTACGTAGTCACATTTCCGGTCTAGGGCACTGCTTTTACTATTATTTCCTCTACAGGTTCAGACTTCAAAATAGAACACCAGAATAGTCCTGTCCTCTGGCTGAAGTATCACTGTATTTTATAGAAGTTGTCAGGAAACAATTTGTAACATTATAAATAGTCCTTTATAAGCAATTAACCGTGTGACAGTAGACTGTAAGCACAgtatacaaatattattttgtgatCATGTTAACAATTTTGTGCAACAGGGACCACTACTACAAATGGATTTGAGTAACCAGGTGGTCACAACCTATTTTGCAGTAAAATATGTGTGAATTATATACTCAAATCATTCAATAAACCCCGTATTCGGCTCCCAGGAATATTTTAGGGGTGTGTTTGATCTGCGAATTCCAGCACACTCTATATTGATCGTCGCAATCAACGAGAAGAAATAAAGGTGGCATCatatacattttgattatttcATGGAACAAAGGTCCCCTTTTCTTGAATTCCTACTCCATTTCTGGATCTTGCAGATAATTATACCTGATAATTGCGCGCACGCATGTCCGAGGTCTAACCGAAATGAGTTATAGGGCTTGAGAAACCGGAAATCGTTCGACCAAACTGCATTTGGAAATACACTTTGACGGCATCTTATATTGGGGTCGCCCTGTAACTAGGGTTGCCAACTTAGTCACTATGAAATAAGGGACATAAGGTGGGCTGGTCAAATGCATGCTCAAGTGTCGTGATCAGAGGTTAGATCAGCGTAGTAAGTAAAAAAACGGGACCAGCGAGGTCCCGTTCGGGACAAATTAATTAGGCTCAAAATTCAGGACGTCCCCCTAACTTGGGACAGTTGGCAACCCTACCTGTAACTGGTATAGAAAATTCATACCAGGTGTCAGATAAAACCGTATACATTAAAACCAGAATTTAGCATTATAGGAAATCTGAATAGGCGGTTTAAATCAATTGTATAACCGTGCAGATACCCTGATTTTATATATCCATGTAAAACAGGACTGGGAAGTCATTTCATACATATTCATGTTCAAATACAAAACTATATGTACCCTCACTGCCACTTCATTCAGCCATTCACCCCTATAGAAGTAGTCTGCACACCCTCAACCTACTTATTCTTGTGACAACAATGAACTTCTGGCAACATATACATCTTTGACAAAGacaattcaaatcaatttacacagtttattcttgcaaaaaacattgacaggagCTTATGCCATCAGCACACAGGCTCCTCCCACTGCTTTAATCTTCTCCTCGGCACGTCTGCTGAAGAACTTGGCTTTGACGATCACTGGCTGCTTGGGCAGCTTGCCTTTGCCCAGCACTTTGAAGTAGCCCTGTGGAGAGAAAGATTGGTCAATAAGGATTACCATGTAGCATTTTACCATGTCACctgtcaaaacttttttttgccaCAAACAGCACACCTGGACACGAAAGTACACAAACTAGTACAAATGCAATCCACTACACAAAAATAACCACAAAATGTAACATTGGTCCAGTTGCCAAAACCAAAGATGCCAGAAATGTTCCCCATGGATAAAAAGCTTTTAAGTTATGAACTAATTTGTTTACACCGGTAACTGGGTATTTTACTGATGCATAGAAATAATTTATCGTACCAGAGTGGCATATCAAGAAACTATTTATGGCTTCATAACCACAGACCAGTTGTAACCATGCCAGCTCAGGACCTCCACATCTGGCTTCTTTCAGTAGCAACACCAAGTTTGTGTAATGATGCAGTCCTATGTTGCAAGTATCTCTACACAACTCCTAGAGGCTGAAAATGTCCCAGTTTTTTCACAGTCTGCATACACATAGTATGCATGCTGTGAAAGAACTGGGACATGTCACTCATTGATCAGGTTTGGGATACTCACAGTTAAAATAACCTAATGAACATGGTTGGACCCAGTCCACCCCCAAAAGCAATAAAACGTCACAGCACAACAGTTACCTGTGACAAGTCTGAAACACAATCTAAAAAATGTGTACAGCCAACCAGTACACAAGCTGTCCACATGGTCAAATTTAGATAGTTATAAAGTTGAGAAATCATGCTTAAAACTGGGTCTACAGTGGGGACTAGTTTCTGCTGGAGATGGACATTTTGAAGGATGCGTCAGTCAAGTTGTTGACAGTTTGATTTAAGAAGGCCCCCTCTGATGGGCCACTGCTTAGCAACCCAGGAAAACATAATAGAACTCCCTCGCTGGATGCAAAAGCCTCAGCTCCAGCCCTTACCTAACACCAGGTTCAGCAGGACAACTTAACATTCAGATAGAAATATCATGTACAACAAACAGAACACGGCATTGGGTCACATCCAGGAGGAAGTTCTACTTTAACACAGTCAAACTTGAATGTTCAGTTGACTTCTAACAGCCAGTGATACTTGTAACTGTCCTTGTGGCCGATTGACCTATAAGAGGGCCAGCCGGTGAATAGGAACAGTTTTCGCTCTTAGAGAACTCTAGCACACCAAGACAAGTGTGTGTCAAGATGTGACTCTGAGTCTCTTGACAGTTACAGGCACTGTGTGGCACACTGAATAAAACCCCGACTATCTGCTGCAGACCAAGGCTGTCCACC is a window of Esox lucius isolate fEsoLuc1 chromosome 19, fEsoLuc1.pri, whole genome shotgun sequence DNA encoding:
- the akip1 gene encoding A-kinase-interacting protein 1, which codes for MASQTWQLESSLRRSARLGLEVLERASRRSVDWSSISPSRSTTPTEGNAGVEEQGDSSHTNLDDAFETIAEFMAQTTCHCKNFYMSETEPGINERDHVCRYHSRSPQHTGTSLQQTRKHARSLHEDFHIEVSPGTYMITAGTEDSQQQTRLVRIQAGESMNLTFHL